The following proteins are encoded in a genomic region of Gimesia algae:
- a CDS encoding ferredoxin family protein gives MAHVVTEACFNCKYTDCVVVCPVECFYEGESMVYINPDECIDCEACVPECPVEAIFHEDNLPEKWQEYTQINADKSQELPVITEKKEPLADS, from the coding sequence ATGGCACACGTGGTTACAGAGGCTTGCTTCAATTGCAAATATACAGATTGTGTCGTGGTTTGCCCCGTAGAATGTTTCTACGAAGGGGAATCAATGGTATACATCAATCCCGATGAGTGCATCGATTGTGAAGCTTGCGTGCCTGAATGCCCGGTTGAGGCAATTTTTCATGAGGACAATCTTCCAGAAAAATGGCAAGAATATACTCAGATCAATGCCGACAAATCACAGGAACTCCCTGTGATCACCGAAAAGAAAGAGCCTCTGGCTGATTCATGA
- a CDS encoding glycoside hydrolase family 15 protein, with amino-acid sequence MDDEHFRSLKKSLQTVAETEELVSFLEEQGTFSFPALNNGLFPAAIAHESTGYQSIWVRDNIHIAHALNAVGKSGPACKAISTLTEYFIKHQDRFDQIISGQSNATKVMKRPHIRFDGNTLGEIDEKWAHAQNDALGYYVWFYCLLLTQGKLEPTPASLELLASFVRYFEAIRYWEDADSGHWEEARKIEASSIGTVVSGIKMLKRYLDQSKNWNQFCHAGAPVTADTVDSLIEQGQTALDEILPAECIQADPLLARKSDGALLFLIFPLSLVQGEMAETIMEDVRTNLMGENGIRRYLGDSYWCADYKEMLGEDDRTVDFSDDQSSRDQLLKPGQEAQWCIFDSVLSVIYGQRFLLSDNQDDLQKQRFHLDRSLSQLTTSESVFGPYKCPESYYLEKGRYVPNDITPLLWTQGNLMMALQQWKQTLKSRI; translated from the coding sequence ATGGATGACGAACATTTTCGCTCACTAAAAAAATCACTTCAGACCGTTGCTGAAACAGAAGAATTAGTCAGTTTTCTGGAAGAACAGGGAACGTTTTCTTTTCCGGCTTTGAATAATGGACTGTTTCCGGCGGCCATTGCTCATGAATCAACCGGGTATCAGAGTATCTGGGTTCGAGATAATATTCATATTGCACATGCTTTAAATGCAGTGGGAAAGTCGGGGCCAGCCTGTAAGGCCATATCCACTTTGACGGAGTATTTTATCAAGCACCAGGATCGGTTTGATCAGATTATTTCCGGACAGTCCAATGCCACTAAAGTGATGAAACGGCCTCACATTCGTTTCGATGGAAATACGCTCGGAGAGATTGATGAAAAGTGGGCACACGCACAAAATGACGCGCTGGGGTATTATGTCTGGTTCTATTGCCTGCTGCTGACGCAGGGAAAGCTGGAGCCAACTCCTGCTTCGCTGGAATTACTGGCCTCCTTTGTGCGATACTTCGAAGCGATCCGCTACTGGGAAGACGCAGACAGTGGTCACTGGGAAGAGGCTCGGAAAATAGAAGCCTCCAGTATTGGCACGGTGGTCAGTGGAATCAAAATGCTGAAACGCTACCTGGACCAGAGTAAAAACTGGAATCAGTTTTGTCATGCCGGGGCTCCGGTTACTGCGGACACAGTTGACTCATTAATTGAACAGGGCCAAACTGCCTTGGATGAGATCCTGCCCGCTGAGTGCATTCAGGCTGATCCCCTGCTGGCACGAAAGTCTGATGGTGCGTTGCTCTTTTTGATCTTCCCTCTGAGTCTGGTACAGGGAGAAATGGCTGAGACAATTATGGAAGACGTTCGAACAAATTTAATGGGTGAGAATGGAATTCGTCGTTATCTAGGCGACTCTTACTGGTGTGCCGACTACAAAGAAATGTTGGGAGAAGATGATCGCACCGTTGATTTCAGCGATGATCAGTCCAGTCGGGATCAATTGCTGAAGCCTGGCCAGGAAGCACAATGGTGCATTTTCGATTCAGTATTGTCGGTGATTTATGGTCAGAGGTTTCTACTGTCAGACAATCAGGATGATTTACAAAAGCAACGTTTTCACCTGGATCGCTCCCTCAGTCAACTCACGACCAGTGAGTCTGTATTTGGCCCGTATAAATGCCCTGAATCATATTACCTGGAAAAAGGCAGGTATGTTCCCAATGACATCACCCCACTTTTATGGACGCAGGGCAATTTAATGATGGCTCTGCAGCAATGGAAACAGACGCTGAAGTCTCGAATCTGA
- the rlmN gene encoding 23S rRNA (adenine(2503)-C(2))-methyltransferase RlmN, with the protein MLPSENEIPQTSATEVSSLPLITDLTRDQLAQWCIEHESSSYRADQIRRWIFTKRVNDFDAMHDISKKFRDLLKENFRLFSTSIVKHQTSRDRTEKLLLELHDGHHVECVLMREPKRNTVCISTQVGCAMGCVFCASGLLGLTRNLTMGEILEQILRLDRVIGEEERISNIVVMGIGEPLANLSALIPALDTLNHKGGMGIGARKITVSTVGLPVKIRELADVNKSYILAVSLHAPNDTLRDQIVPTNHKIGIQKILDATDYYYVTTGRRVTFEYILLAGVNDSPAQAHELAGLLKHRNAHVNLIPANGVQETGYQTPTTEDVDRFFMTLAKGGVNVTVRKRKGDDIDAACGQLRLNREKEKDLVQIQ; encoded by the coding sequence ATGCTGCCTTCTGAAAATGAGATCCCACAGACTTCTGCAACTGAAGTCTCATCGCTGCCCTTAATCACCGACTTGACCCGCGATCAGCTGGCGCAATGGTGCATTGAGCATGAATCTTCTTCATATCGCGCAGATCAGATTCGGCGTTGGATCTTCACCAAACGTGTTAATGACTTTGATGCGATGCACGATATTTCCAAGAAGTTTCGAGATCTCCTCAAGGAGAACTTTCGGCTCTTTTCAACCAGCATTGTCAAACATCAGACCTCCAGAGATCGCACGGAAAAACTGTTGCTTGAACTGCACGACGGACATCACGTCGAGTGTGTGCTGATGCGTGAACCCAAAAGAAACACCGTCTGTATCAGCACACAGGTTGGTTGTGCCATGGGTTGTGTTTTCTGCGCCAGCGGATTATTGGGTTTAACCCGAAATCTGACGATGGGGGAAATCCTGGAACAGATTTTACGCCTGGATCGAGTGATCGGGGAAGAAGAACGCATCTCAAATATCGTAGTCATGGGAATTGGTGAACCGCTGGCGAACCTGTCAGCCTTGATCCCCGCTTTAGATACGCTGAATCATAAAGGCGGGATGGGGATCGGAGCCCGCAAAATCACAGTCTCCACTGTCGGACTGCCTGTCAAAATCCGCGAACTGGCAGATGTCAACAAGTCTTACATCCTTGCCGTTTCACTGCACGCACCGAATGACACACTACGAGATCAGATCGTTCCCACCAATCACAAAATTGGTATTCAGAAAATTCTTGATGCGACCGACTATTATTACGTAACGACTGGCAGACGTGTCACATTTGAATATATCCTGCTGGCAGGAGTCAACGACAGTCCCGCCCAGGCACATGAGCTGGCTGGCCTGCTGAAGCACCGCAATGCCCATGTGAATCTGATACCCGCCAATGGGGTCCAGGAGACCGGCTACCAGACTCCCACGACAGAAGACGTTGACCGCTTCTTCATGACACTTGCTAAGGGTGGTGTCAATGTGACGGTCCGGAAACGCAAGGGGGATGATATCGATGCTGCCTGCGGACAGTTAAGGCTGAATCGCGAAAAAGAAAAAGACCTGGTACAGATTCAGTAA
- a CDS encoding GTPase, which produces MSQSINNQKPVSCSAALLTPRGRGAVATIRVSGELNSVTVPINACFNAANQKPLEEQPLNRIVYGLWGQSSNEDLVICRLNLTTVDIHCHGGMAAVDRILSDLEVHGCLRNSWEQLAKITRTVLDVELEERLAAATTFRTAEILLRQSEGLLKSAFEALLPMEGQSFDPDHYHSQIQNLLCWEQFGLHLTTPWRVVLAGRPNVGKSSLINTILGYERSIVFNEAGTTRDVLTASTAVEGWPIQFSDTAGIREQADALETTGIQRAEQMMNSSDCNLILIDISQPEQADDQRLISLWPASIIVAHKSDLPQNWKQPLPHDAISVSSMTKSGIDILLDRLIKKLVPEVPDANTPVPVTSRQTRILHQAMEELNESNRSGYTSLIQELLS; this is translated from the coding sequence ATGTCCCAATCGATTAATAATCAGAAACCGGTTTCCTGTTCCGCGGCACTGTTAACACCCCGTGGTCGGGGAGCCGTTGCGACAATACGCGTATCTGGCGAGTTGAATTCCGTTACTGTCCCCATCAATGCCTGCTTCAATGCAGCCAATCAAAAACCACTTGAAGAACAACCACTGAATCGAATTGTATACGGACTCTGGGGACAATCCAGTAATGAGGATCTGGTGATCTGCCGCCTCAATCTGACAACTGTTGATATTCACTGCCATGGCGGTATGGCTGCTGTGGATCGGATTCTTTCTGACCTCGAAGTACATGGCTGCTTACGAAATTCATGGGAGCAGCTGGCGAAAATCACTAGAACTGTATTAGACGTCGAACTCGAGGAAAGACTCGCTGCAGCGACCACATTTCGAACAGCCGAAATTTTACTACGGCAGTCAGAAGGTCTGTTAAAATCAGCGTTTGAAGCACTCCTGCCAATGGAAGGTCAATCCTTTGATCCGGATCACTATCATTCACAAATCCAGAACTTACTGTGCTGGGAACAATTCGGACTTCACCTGACCACCCCCTGGCGTGTTGTGCTCGCCGGACGTCCCAATGTTGGCAAATCAAGCCTGATCAATACGATCCTCGGTTACGAGCGATCGATTGTCTTCAACGAGGCTGGTACCACCCGAGATGTACTTACGGCATCTACCGCTGTTGAGGGCTGGCCCATTCAGTTTTCCGATACTGCAGGCATTCGCGAACAGGCAGACGCTCTCGAAACGACGGGCATCCAGCGTGCAGAACAGATGATGAACTCCTCAGATTGCAATCTCATATTGATCGATATCAGCCAGCCCGAACAGGCAGACGACCAGCGACTCATCTCTTTATGGCCTGCATCAATCATTGTCGCCCACAAATCAGATCTTCCGCAAAACTGGAAACAACCTCTTCCCCACGATGCGATCTCCGTCTCCTCGATGACGAAATCAGGTATCGATATCCTGCTGGATCGATTGATTAAAAAACTTGTCCCCGAAGTTCCTGATGCAAACACACCTGTTCCAGTCACTTCGCGTCAGACCAGAATCCTACATCAGGCGATGGAAGAATTAAATGAATCGAACCGGTCAGGTTACACCAGTCTGATTCAAGAACTTCTGTCTTAG
- a CDS encoding type III pantothenate kinase — protein sequence MTHSLKQLAIDVGNSRIKFVVLHTNLPVKDCKQLPLVEHAVSMPIDEPIPWDQLRNWFGNQPEEHCQSVVAGSNPRGIIKIVSDWPLTPLPSPVEVLNTADFPLEIDVDEPRKVGIDRLLNAVAANTLRNTDQGAIIVDTGTATTVDVVSTEGHFVGGSILPGFELSAKSLHDYTALLPLIPVADLRQAEPVVLGNHTINAIRSGLFWGQLGAIRELIHQFQNHSLFKTSSESPLILLTGGGSSLLASHLDDLVQFEPLLTLQGLAIVAQKISGIR from the coding sequence ATGACACATTCACTGAAACAACTGGCCATCGATGTCGGCAACAGCCGAATCAAGTTCGTGGTTCTGCATACAAACCTTCCCGTTAAAGATTGCAAGCAGCTTCCTCTGGTAGAACACGCCGTGTCGATGCCGATCGACGAGCCGATTCCCTGGGATCAGTTAAGAAACTGGTTTGGCAATCAGCCTGAAGAACATTGCCAGAGTGTCGTCGCCGGTTCGAATCCACGGGGAATCATCAAGATTGTTTCCGACTGGCCATTAACTCCACTCCCTTCACCTGTCGAAGTACTCAATACAGCGGATTTCCCTCTGGAAATCGATGTCGATGAGCCGCGTAAAGTGGGGATTGACCGGTTATTGAACGCAGTCGCCGCAAACACCTTACGGAATACAGATCAGGGTGCCATTATCGTCGACACCGGAACGGCGACAACCGTGGACGTTGTCTCAACCGAGGGGCATTTCGTTGGTGGTTCAATTCTACCAGGATTTGAACTTTCCGCAAAATCTCTGCATGATTATACGGCACTTTTGCCACTCATTCCTGTAGCTGACCTGCGTCAGGCAGAGCCAGTCGTACTGGGAAATCATACTATAAATGCGATTCGCAGTGGCTTATTCTGGGGACAACTGGGTGCGATACGAGAATTGATTCACCAGTTTCAAAATCATTCTCTATTCAAAACCAGTTCGGAATCACCACTGATTCTGCTCACTGGTGGCGGCTCCTCATTACTGGCGTCGCATCTTGATGATCTAGTTCAGTTCGAGCCATTATTAACACTGCAGGGTCTGGCGATTGTTGCACAAAAAATCAGTGGGATCAGATAA
- a CDS encoding tetratricopeptide repeat protein: protein MPTLFRSATIRLLVALILSGPALVLLHAEEARKEPDPTAGKTAIALNYCRASFYRIKKSGTKEVMFEEREKILNNLNLNGIGDEKVVKLYSAVLDEIGQVEIADQEREYFKNKHKYHARQKMATNALALTTDVLTLQFGSAVRNGANSWWDYRNVEAQKDLDVWKVDKERMEAVISRSTLFLDTFWKLAQEKHIPDDWLIRDDDLETLDQAMQEQNPRVRLRILKRLERFMSHYPPYWYYVARTQQAQGQLFAASHTYTELANLGDGYFRRDDMLASGTANLAGIRDYLGQPDAAKMALKSQTYSSDVWEANLLCSRILQKYQQPDEAEEAILRNLDVDLETNQSSVALLSLYYATNDKTKMMAQLNQPKIVQAVPVPTLIQCAMFLGAERMPPVAASQIASSLYVYPQLHFGADDIVIASTGNWHLHMSNAELVMANKTYTRPRMAAGNNEVHARFERVAEFGNPFGNTNVAYSQPRLRLKYPDGSSLELKLSSSPQERTLPDSGNLLTALKAPPGQHYRIVGAEIQGQTIAFNRNAIEDDGRRIVRQNPARPAEAPLMSQGVPQPQLKPEQQQLQAQSAPKLPTLSVPDLSTPDLPAIPNSPPPIPALSFDLESIEEPKQRQKNKGTVVSFPAPPAETNVP, encoded by the coding sequence ATGCCGACTCTATTTCGAAGTGCAACAATTCGATTGCTGGTGGCCTTGATTCTCAGTGGCCCCGCTCTGGTTCTGTTACACGCGGAAGAAGCCCGAAAAGAACCAGACCCGACTGCCGGTAAGACGGCGATTGCCCTCAATTACTGCCGTGCCTCATTCTACCGCATCAAGAAATCAGGCACCAAAGAGGTCATGTTTGAAGAGCGGGAAAAGATTCTGAACAATTTGAATCTGAATGGAATTGGAGACGAGAAAGTCGTCAAACTTTACTCTGCTGTTCTGGACGAAATCGGACAGGTGGAGATCGCGGATCAGGAACGGGAATACTTCAAGAATAAGCACAAGTATCACGCTCGCCAGAAAATGGCCACCAATGCACTGGCTTTAACTACAGATGTGTTGACGCTGCAATTCGGTAGTGCAGTCCGCAATGGAGCCAACAGTTGGTGGGACTATCGAAATGTCGAAGCCCAGAAAGATCTGGATGTCTGGAAAGTAGACAAAGAACGTATGGAAGCGGTCATTTCCCGCTCCACCCTGTTTCTGGATACGTTCTGGAAACTGGCTCAGGAAAAACATATTCCCGATGACTGGTTGATTCGTGACGACGACCTTGAAACCCTGGATCAGGCGATGCAGGAGCAGAACCCGCGCGTGCGGTTGCGCATTCTAAAACGCCTGGAACGCTTTATGAGTCATTACCCACCCTACTGGTACTATGTTGCGCGTACACAGCAGGCACAGGGACAGCTCTTTGCTGCCTCGCATACTTACACCGAGCTGGCGAACCTGGGTGATGGATATTTCCGCCGCGATGACATGCTGGCATCGGGAACGGCGAATCTCGCCGGGATCCGCGATTATCTGGGGCAACCAGATGCCGCGAAAATGGCGCTCAAATCGCAGACCTACTCCAGTGATGTCTGGGAAGCGAACCTGCTCTGCTCCCGAATCCTGCAAAAGTATCAGCAACCTGACGAAGCGGAAGAAGCGATTCTGCGTAATCTGGATGTCGACCTGGAGACAAACCAGAGTTCGGTCGCTTTACTCTCACTCTATTACGCCACGAATGATAAAACGAAAATGATGGCACAATTGAATCAGCCCAAAATCGTGCAGGCTGTTCCCGTGCCGACATTAATTCAATGTGCCATGTTCCTGGGAGCAGAAAGAATGCCTCCCGTGGCAGCTTCTCAAATCGCTTCTTCTCTGTATGTATACCCTCAATTGCATTTTGGTGCAGATGATATCGTGATTGCCTCGACAGGCAACTGGCATTTGCATATGTCGAATGCAGAATTAGTAATGGCAAACAAAACCTATACACGCCCGAGAATGGCGGCCGGGAACAACGAAGTACACGCACGTTTTGAACGCGTTGCTGAGTTTGGAAACCCATTTGGAAATACAAATGTGGCCTATTCTCAACCCAGATTACGTTTGAAATATCCAGATGGATCCAGCCTGGAACTGAAGCTCTCTTCCTCACCGCAGGAACGAACTCTGCCGGACTCCGGAAATCTCTTGACGGCCTTAAAAGCGCCCCCCGGTCAGCACTATCGCATCGTGGGAGCAGAAATCCAGGGACAGACCATCGCGTTTAACAGGAATGCGATTGAAGATGATGGCCGACGAATTGTACGACAGAATCCTGCTCGTCCTGCTGAAGCACCACTGATGTCACAAGGTGTTCCTCAGCCTCAACTCAAGCCTGAGCAACAACAATTGCAGGCACAGTCGGCCCCTAAACTGCCGACTTTGTCGGTACCGGATCTTTCAACCCCTGATCTGCCGGCGATTCCGAATTCTCCACCGCCGATCCCGGCACTCTCTTTCGATCTGGAATCCATAGAAGAGCCAAAACAGCGTCAAAAGAACAAAGGGACGGTCGTCAGCTTTCCCGCCCCTCCAGCAGAGACGAATGTACCGTAA
- a CDS encoding DegT/DnrJ/EryC1/StrS family aminotransferase: MTNNTPTPVPFINLVAQYQRIKSEVQEAVLKVFDDQSFVLGDEVAEFECDIAEYCDSRNAIGVASGTDALLLALMALEIGPGDEVITSPFTFFATGSCIARVGATPVFADIDPVSFNLCPDSIENKITDKTKAIMPVHIFGQCADMEPIWRNAVRNGIPVIEDAAQAIGAEYRGRRAGVLGTVGCFSFFPTKNLGGAGDGGLVTTDDPDLATRIRRLRVHGDLGGYQHAEIGINSRLDALQAAVLRVKLRHLDKWTTERQENARRYNALFRHYQLLDCVEPPTVLPDRRHVYNQYSVRVKGGQRDKVLQDLREKHIGCAIYYPRPLHLQQCFEYLGCKAGDLPQTELITSECLALPIFSELTEVQQETVVRGIAESLGRLSSPQFPTLYSDTPQISKAA, translated from the coding sequence ATGACAAACAACACCCCTACCCCAGTCCCCTTCATCAATCTTGTTGCACAATATCAGAGAATCAAATCGGAGGTTCAGGAAGCAGTCCTGAAAGTATTCGATGACCAGTCCTTTGTACTGGGTGACGAAGTTGCCGAATTTGAGTGCGATATCGCAGAATATTGTGATTCCCGAAATGCGATCGGGGTCGCCTCTGGTACTGATGCCTTACTACTGGCTCTAATGGCTTTGGAAATCGGACCCGGTGATGAAGTGATAACCAGCCCGTTCACATTCTTTGCAACGGGCAGCTGTATCGCACGCGTCGGTGCAACCCCCGTGTTTGCGGACATTGACCCTGTCAGCTTCAATCTGTGCCCTGATTCAATTGAAAATAAAATCACCGATAAGACGAAAGCGATCATGCCAGTCCACATTTTTGGACAATGTGCCGACATGGAACCAATCTGGAGAAATGCGGTTCGCAATGGTATTCCTGTCATTGAAGATGCCGCACAAGCCATCGGTGCAGAATATCGCGGACGTCGTGCCGGTGTCCTTGGTACCGTGGGCTGCTTCAGCTTCTTCCCCACCAAGAACCTGGGTGGGGCCGGCGATGGCGGATTAGTGACAACTGACGATCCAGATCTGGCAACACGAATCCGACGCTTAAGAGTCCATGGCGACCTGGGTGGCTACCAGCATGCCGAAATCGGAATTAACAGCCGACTGGATGCGCTGCAGGCGGCAGTTCTGCGTGTCAAACTGCGTCACCTTGATAAGTGGACAACCGAGCGTCAGGAAAACGCAAGACGATACAATGCCCTGTTCCGGCACTATCAGTTACTCGACTGTGTAGAACCTCCCACGGTTCTCCCTGATCGACGCCATGTTTACAACCAGTACAGCGTTCGAGTGAAGGGCGGTCAACGGGATAAAGTCCTTCAGGATCTGCGCGAGAAGCATATCGGTTGTGCCATCTATTACCCTCGTCCACTTCATTTACAGCAATGTTTTGAATACCTGGGCTGCAAAGCTGGCGATCTTCCTCAGACCGAACTGATCACCAGTGAATGCCTGGCTCTGCCGATCTTCTCAGAATTGACGGAAGTGCAACAGGAAACAGTAGTTCGTGGAATCGCCGAAAGCTTAGGACGACTTTCTTCACCGCAATTCCCTACGCTTTATTCCGATACTCCGCAAATCTCAAAAGCGGCCTGA
- a CDS encoding sulfatase-like hydrolase/transferase — MSFRYREFFALFSILCFTILTSSTLAAAEKPKPNVLFLFTDDQRADTIHALGNPLIKTPHLDQLVQSGFIFNNAYCLGSNSGAVCVCSRNMLLSGRTYFRWTGRYASAEKPNFPDSMKAAGYYTYHHGKKGNTAAEIHKRFDQSKYLNDSQARLLGQPGKEIVDDAIEFLQKKEAQPFFMYLAFACPHDPRVAAQEYMDLYEREEIPLPKNYLPLHPFNNGEQVVRDELLAGFPRSKAEVRKHLHDYYADITGLDGHIGRLLKALKASGEYDNTIIIFSSDHGLAVGSHGLMGKQSLYEHSMKSPLIFSGPGISHGQSDALVYLYDIFPTVCEMVGTEIPQGLDAESMWPVIDGEKSQIRETLFTAYKDVQRSVRDDRWKLITYPQINKSQLFDLQNDPQETENLFGQAGCQSHTDRLGTAMKDWQKKTGDTSPLVSETPQAATFKAPTAEELEKLKKNWQPKKKKTKPSQKKQ; from the coding sequence ATGAGTTTTCGGTACAGAGAATTTTTTGCTTTATTTTCCATACTCTGTTTCACTATTTTAACCAGCAGTACCCTGGCTGCCGCTGAAAAGCCAAAACCGAATGTCCTGTTTTTATTCACGGATGATCAACGTGCAGACACGATCCATGCTTTGGGTAATCCCCTGATCAAGACCCCTCATCTGGATCAGCTGGTCCAGAGTGGTTTTATCTTCAACAATGCTTATTGTCTGGGAAGTAACTCCGGCGCTGTTTGTGTCTGCAGTCGAAATATGCTGCTCAGCGGGCGAACTTACTTTCGCTGGACGGGGCGCTACGCTTCTGCTGAAAAACCGAATTTCCCGGATTCCATGAAAGCAGCCGGTTACTACACTTACCATCATGGCAAAAAAGGAAATACGGCAGCGGAAATTCATAAACGGTTTGATCAGTCGAAATACCTGAACGATTCCCAGGCTCGTCTCTTGGGACAGCCGGGTAAAGAAATTGTTGATGACGCGATTGAGTTTCTGCAGAAGAAGGAAGCCCAGCCCTTTTTCATGTACCTGGCGTTTGCCTGCCCACATGACCCCAGGGTTGCCGCTCAGGAATATATGGATTTGTATGAGCGTGAGGAAATTCCACTACCCAAAAATTATCTGCCTCTGCATCCCTTTAATAACGGAGAGCAGGTGGTGCGCGACGAACTGCTGGCAGGTTTCCCCCGTAGCAAAGCAGAAGTTCGAAAACATCTCCATGATTACTATGCTGATATTACTGGCTTGGATGGGCATATTGGTCGTCTTTTAAAAGCATTGAAAGCCAGTGGAGAGTATGACAATACCATCATCATTTTTTCTTCCGATCATGGCCTGGCTGTTGGCAGCCACGGATTGATGGGAAAGCAGAGTCTCTATGAGCATAGTATGAAGTCTCCGCTGATTTTTTCGGGACCAGGGATTTCGCATGGCCAGAGTGACGCGCTGGTGTACCTGTATGATATTTTTCCCACGGTTTGTGAAATGGTGGGAACCGAGATTCCACAGGGACTGGATGCCGAAAGCATGTGGCCTGTGATTGATGGTGAGAAATCTCAAATCAGGGAGACGCTGTTTACCGCTTATAAAGATGTACAACGCTCTGTCCGCGATGATCGCTGGAAACTGATTACCTATCCTCAGATCAATAAATCACAGTTGTTCGATTTACAGAATGATCCCCAGGAAACGGAAAATTTATTTGGACAAGCTGGCTGTCAGTCTCACACAGATCGTTTAGGGACGGCGATGAAAGACTGGCAGAAGAAAACAGGCGATACAAGTCCACTGGTATCAGAGACTCCACAGGCTGCCACTTTCAAAGCACCCACGGCAGAGGAACTTGAGAAATTGAAAAAAAACTGGCAACCGAAGAAGAAAAAAACGAAACCCTCTCAAAAGAAACAGTAA
- a CDS encoding RNA-binding S4 domain-containing protein codes for MVSDDRPPIRLDQFLKIQAAVGTGGHAKVVIQGGEVTVNGVVETRRRKQLSPGDIVAYAGEEWCVEVTDEY; via the coding sequence ATGGTATCAGACGATAGGCCACCGATTCGATTGGATCAGTTTCTAAAAATTCAGGCAGCCGTCGGAACCGGGGGGCATGCCAAAGTGGTCATCCAGGGGGGGGAGGTAACCGTGAACGGCGTAGTAGAAACACGGCGACGTAAACAGCTCTCACCCGGAGACATTGTTGCGTATGCCGGAGAAGAGTGGTGTGTGGAAGTGACTGATGAGTACTGA
- a CDS encoding dihydrodipicolinate synthase family protein, whose translation MPEAAPPVVYDPVSMIKPRRKITGISAVLLPYLESGEIDRDSLSAHISRTAEVGITPAVNMDTGYVNLIDEPTFIEVLKVTQQTLNGGSFVAGAFVSDQSGADFDAAGYQRKIDLIQSHGGIPVIFQSFGLVEQSPEKIIAAYQTIATNTDRFIGFELTRDLASFGSVYDLDTYEALMEIPQCIGAKHSSFHREPEWERLQLRDAKRPDFKVFTGNDFGIDMIQYGSDYLLGLSTFAPDLFARRDALWAAGDPAFYELNDQLQYLGYFTFRSPSPAYKHSAAQFLHLRGWIKTNQTHPNSPTRPESDIEVLRELGQRLNVID comes from the coding sequence ATGCCAGAAGCAGCCCCTCCTGTAGTCTATGATCCTGTCAGTATGATCAAGCCGAGAAGAAAAATCACCGGGATCTCTGCTGTTCTGCTCCCCTATCTGGAATCGGGGGAAATCGACCGCGATTCACTCTCCGCTCATATTTCGCGGACCGCCGAAGTCGGAATCACACCTGCTGTGAATATGGACACAGGTTATGTCAATCTGATTGATGAACCGACCTTTATTGAAGTCCTGAAAGTGACACAGCAGACCCTCAATGGCGGTTCATTTGTCGCAGGAGCCTTTGTTTCCGATCAGTCAGGCGCAGATTTTGATGCGGCTGGTTATCAGAGAAAAATCGATCTGATTCAGTCCCATGGTGGTATTCCTGTCATCTTCCAATCCTTTGGTCTGGTAGAACAGTCGCCTGAGAAAATCATCGCAGCTTACCAGACGATTGCCACAAATACCGACCGCTTTATCGGGTTTGAATTAACCCGTGATTTGGCGTCGTTCGGTTCTGTTTACGACCTGGATACCTACGAAGCACTGATGGAAATTCCACAATGCATCGGTGCCAAGCATTCGTCATTTCATCGGGAACCCGAATGGGAACGCCTGCAGTTGCGCGATGCAAAACGTCCCGATTTCAAAGTTTTCACAGGCAATGACTTTGGGATTGATATGATTCAGTATGGCAGCGATTACCTGCTGGGCTTAAGTACCTTTGCCCCCGATCTGTTTGCCAGACGCGATGCGCTCTGGGCTGCCGGTGACCCGGCGTTTTATGAATTGAATGATCAACTGCAATACCTGGGCTACTTCACCTTCCGCAGCCCTTCCCCCGCTTATAAGCATTCAGCTGCGCAGTTTCTGCATTTACGGGGCTGGATTAAAACAAACCAGACTCACCCCAACAGTCCCACCCGACCTGAAAGTGATATCGAAGTATTACGCGAACTGGGACAGCGACTCAATGTCATCGATTAA